The Cydia fagiglandana chromosome 4, ilCydFagi1.1, whole genome shotgun sequence genome has a window encoding:
- the LOC134663961 gene encoding BRCA2-interacting transcriptional repressor EMSY: MWPMLLNMTHDECRRTLRRLELEAYSNMISVFRAQGALEDNRKKLLEELRAVLHISSDRHSAEARRVSNDELLATIAHQLTGPNTGLGWISEGRRKVPLMPRGIPQTAYTEIADRAAEAIKEENKEILKKLEADKLVAPKSSEEEMPDPEGETAEGALQTNDMMDEMLYPPIAMEDQTYKLWETELVNRKRKIPEGGSIPDDATIPVKNMRNIPANTNQKHLNLSQIYSKYSQPATSKSSGQSKHSYNQVSKVSTSKSSHPHQPRAHKHRAHKQKAPGQRQPKKAQEIPGSPGKRYPPDYAGPPGTFQATYAQSVLGGKTKPDYMDELKPKVLSSPGMLTDSPTMALLTQPATVPHELGVSDSPDPASLQAQTPVFKHGAPKPHQLLLKGRRPEPPADKKPPEMKILQKPEGIKVLSNRQVVVAASSTQKAINPAGKIVTTKLIGPVTKQTTPAPMSDKMIIVSKPPDHKNMNSKIIITSSAMRTPSKDSAPVAPRTETFTPKGIPATDLKVSAKTFVLNQKPGQKMVVLPAKSRTKTGSEVQLPLLHFKGIPTGMKLVPVSSQSLTPATKSPAVTVVSKPASAVSTPAPVTKVVGAETIKTANLADIVPVKGLTPVSTTKISNPIVRPASAKGSVIVVQKGATIGKALSFTKNGNDMSKIIMGKNVNQLLQASKPEQAEASKCPGNVIVLELNNDQSGRTTTMSEILDSRGSAARLSDENKKSQAITQDTPVLFDSQMSEETCNASIDSASESIGDIGPMEESGLAIIKDEDAKSNFNKDSEGVKDSSSVTDWEMELDTVSRKGKDEEDKLNSLHLDLGMSSDSDSEYMVVNRKAKAKHSQETIQRATPSGERSEMYSSSAMSKATRTLLSQLQDEGSSSNDSSFALKSKSAAKNPAEADALTVAKEKLSEKVAEARSRHKRIDVFSTAISTNDMSLDEFPYLEESIMADDEPSPTDNKQ, from the exons ATGTGGCCAATGCTTCTAAACATGACGCACGACGAATGTCGTCGAACGCTTCGCAGACTtg AATTGGAAGCCTACTCGAATATGATCAGTGTGTTTAGAGCACAAGGGGCTTTGGAAGACAACAGAAAAAAGTTGCTTGAGGAACTGCGCGCCGTTTTGCATATTAGCAGCGATCGTCACAGCGCGGAGGCGCGACGCGTCTCTAATGACGAGTTGTTGGCTACTATTGCACATCA gttaACAGGTCCAAACACAGGATTAGGATGGATCAGCGAAGGCAGAAGAAAAGTGCCCCTGATGCCTCGCGGCATTCCACAGACCGCCTACACAGAGATTGCAGATAGAGCGGCGGAAGCCATCAAGGAGGAAAACAAAGAAATTTTGAAGAAATTAGAAGCTGACAAGTTGGTGGCTCCTAAATCTAGTGAAGAGGAGATGCCGGACCCGGAGGGAGAAACGGCAGAGGGGGCGCTGCAGACAAATGACATGATGGATGAGATGCTATACCCTCCTATTGCTATGGAAGATCAAACttataaa CTTTGGGAGACTGAGCTTGTCAACcgaaaaagaaaaatacctgaAGGTGGATCAATACCAGACGATGCCACAATACCGGTGAAAAATATGAGGAACATCCCAGCTAACACGAATCAGAAACATCTTAATCTGTCACAGATTTACTCGAAATATTCACAGCCTGCAACAA GTAAATCATCAGGGCAATCAAAACACTCCTACAACCAAGTGAGCAAAGTGTCCACAAGCAAATCAAGTCACCCACACCAACCGCGGGCCCACAAACACCGCGCGCACAAGCAGAAGGCTCCCGGCCAGCGCCAGCCCAAGAAGGCACAGGAGATCCCAGGGTCCCCCGGCAAGCGTTACCCGCCCGACTATGCCGGACCACCGGGCACTTTCCAGGCTACCTATGCTCAGTCAGTACTCGGCGGCAAAACCAAGCCAGACTACATGGATGAACTCAAGCCCAAAGTGCTCTCATCACCTGGCATGCTCACAGACTCCCCGACTATGGCGCTACTGACCCAACCGGCTACAGTCCCGCACGAACTGGGCGTGTCCGACAGCCCCGACCCCGCCTCCCTCCAAGCCCAAACCCCGGTCTTCAAACACGGCGCGCCCAAACCTCACCAGCTCCTACTAAAGGGCCGCCGGCCGGAACCGCCCGCCGATAAGAAACCACCAGAAATGAAAATCCTACAGAAACCAGAGGGAATCAAAGTCCTCTCGAACCGTCAGGTGGTCGTCGCGGCGAGCTCTACTCAAAAGGCGATTAATCCGGCTGGAAAAATCGTCACTACCAAGCTGATAGGGCCCGTCACCAAACAGACAACGCCTGCACCCATGTCTGATAAGATGATCATAGTATCCAAACCTCCAGACCATAAGAATATGAATTCTAAGATAATCATAACGTCGTCCGCTATGCGGACCCCGAGTAAGGATTCGGCACCGGTTGCGCCGCGCACGGAAACCTTTACGCCTAAAGGCATCCCCGCCACCGACTTGAAAGTCTCCGCTAAAACCTTTGTCCTCAACCAAAAACCCGGTCAAAAGATGGTCGTGTTACCCGCCAAGTCGCGGACGAAAACGGGGTCGGAGGTCCAGCTGCCGCTCTTGCATTTCAAAGGGATTCCGACTGGTATGAAGTTGGTCCCGGTCAGTTCCCAATCGCTCACTCCAGCCACTAAATCGCCTGCCGTCACTGTCGTGTCGAAACCAGCCAGTGCGGTCAGTACTCCAGCACCAGTCACCAAGGTAGTAGGCGCGGAGACTATCAAAACCGCCAATTTGGCCGACATTGTCCCAGTGAAAGGACTCACCCCAGTGTCCACCACCAAAATCTCTAACCCTATTGTAAGACCCGCGAGCGCAAAAGGCAGCGTCATCGTCGTGCAAAAAGGCGCGACGATAGGTAAAGCTTTGTCGTTTACAAAAAACGGTAACGACATGTCAAAAATAATCATGGGTAAGAACGTGAACCAGCTGTTACAAGCCTCCAAGCCAGAGCAGGCGGAAGCGAGCAAGTGTCCAGGCAACGTGATCGTTCTAGAATTAAACAATGATCAATCAGGCCGGACGACAACTATGTCGGAGATCTTAGACAGTCGAGGCAGCGCGGCTCGCCTTTCCGACGAAAACAAAAAATCCCAGGCGATAACTCAGGACACACCTGTTTTGTTTGATTCCCAAATGTCAGAGGAGACATGCAACGCGAGCATAGATTCTGCGTCGGAAAGTATAGGCGACATCGGACCTATGGAAGAATCAGGTTTGGCCATTATAAAAGATGAAGACGCCAAATCTAACTTTAACAAAGATTCTGAAGGCGTGAAGGATTCTTCGAGCGTTACCGACTGGGAGATGGAGCTCGACACGGTGTCGAGAAAAGGGAAGGATGAGGAAGACAAACTGAACTCTCTACACCTAGACCTGGGCATGTCCAGCGACAGTGACAGCGAGTACATGGTCGTCAACCGGAAGGCTAAGGCGAAGCACTCGCAAGAGACGATACAACGGGCGACGCCCAGTG ggGAAAGGAGCGAAATGTACAGTTCTAGCGCGATGTCAAAAGCAACTCGAACGTTACTCAGCCAGCTCCAAGACGAGGGTTCATCGAGCAACGACTCGTCGTTCGCGCTCAAATCCAAAAGCGCGGCAAAGAACCCAGCGGAGGCGGACGCTCTCACCGTCGCCAAAGAAAAGTTGTCGGAGAAAGTCGCCGAGGCGCGGTCGCGCCACAAGCGCATCGACGTATTCAGCACCGCTATCAGTACCAACGATATGAGTCTCGACGAGTTCCCCTATCTAGAGGAAAGCATCATGGCCGACGATGAGCCGAGCCCGACCGACAACAAACAGTGA